In Camelina sativa cultivar DH55 chromosome 17, Cs, whole genome shotgun sequence, the genomic stretch AGTTGGTTAAATGCTATGTTGTCTGTATCTGAGTACCTTGGTTCGACCCGCGGCAGTGGGgatttccacaatttttttcgatttcgatGGATGCTACCTTAGGTTTATATTAATAAGTTTGTATGTTTCTTTCGAGAATTATTGTGGGATAAACTGGTTAAGTCCTTCGGAgtgtgtacgggtatgaaatggcCATTTTCCCCTAATTTGATCAGATACCCATGATGGTCATTTCTCCCAAATTTTcccaattcttgatttatttttttggtcatataataattataattatttaaattttataattaccaCTGAATGGAAGAAGCTTAGATATCATCGAACGTCCTCCAACTGCTCTCTCTATTACGATCTCTCTCAGTTTCTTCCATTCATGGCGTCTCTttctacctctctctctctccccaaTAACGCTCAACAACTCCATCCTTCATCCGGTAAAAAGCTCTTCAATCTCTCCTCGAATCTTTACTCAAGTCTTGGTGCGATTAGACAAGACTCTTTCTCCCATTCAGCTAGCGCTAGCTCAGATTTGATCCTTATGTTGTTACGATTCTAATTTTAGTACGTCAAGAACCCAATTTAATTGTGTATGGGATGAGCCAAATTGCTTTATCCCACTGTGATTTTCCATTTTTCCCCAATCAGTCCCGACTCAATTGGCCCTATTTCTGTGGATATAGCTTTAATTCAAGTATCGATTTCGCAATGTCTTTTGCTTGATTTGATTGCCGAGAATGGGTTGAAATGCATTTCATGATGCAAAAATCCAGAACTTGAATATCTTTGGCTGAGATGAGTGTTAGTTTGTTTCTAAATCCATTTGTGTTGGcatattttatagatatggTGAGGCAGATCCATTAATACTGCAGAAACAATGGTTTCATTTCTCAGTTCATATTAGTGAAAGTGACCAATTCTTTGCGTTTCTCTTTCGTATCATGTCAAATTGGATGTAGCTTCTCCAGTATGtatgatctctctttctctcgataTTCActgatctttttttgttccttctttCATGTTAGGCTTTTCCCTGAAGCCATGTGTCAGTGTTTCTTTTGGACTGAATCGCTCCAACAACCTTCATATTTCTGCTCCTAGAAGCAAAAGGATCCTCACCGTTCAATCAGCATACAGGTAAAGGATCCTCttcttatttgtttcatttttggaCCTTGGTGAAAGATTGATTACATATCTTGTACAAAATCCTCCCGGTTATGGTGAATTACTGTTTGAGATGTCCACAAGTGTGTGTGGTTCTTGTAACCCCCTTGATGTTTTCTGAACAAAACAATTTTGAGAGTGTAGACATTGTACCTCCTGAATAAATATACCCTTTGTTTCCCATTGGCAACTTATGTTTACAGACTCTTTGGAATGTCTAATAACATCAAGTCTTGCAGAGATGATGACGGTTCAGGCAGCACAGGCTTATTTGTCGGAGGGTTTATTCTGGGCGGACTCATAGTTGGTGCTCTCGGATGTGTATACGCACCACAGGTAATATTCTGAATCACATATGGTTTAGTTATAACCCTCTCTTCTTGACGATGTTTTTCTGGATTATATCAGATCAGCAAGGCAATTGCTGGAGCAGACCGAAAGGATCTCATGAGGAAATTGCCGAAATTCATATATGATGAGGAAAAAGCTTTGGAGGTTAGTTGtaataatttactatattaCTAAGCCTTGTTCACTTTTATTATGAGTCAATAATATATCTCGTTTTTTATTGATGTACTTATGAACAATGGTGTGTAAATGTTAATGCAGAAAACTCGGAAGGTACTGGCTGAAAAAATTGCTCAGCTTAACTCTGCTATCGACGATGTGTCCTCTCAGCTCAAATCAGAAGATACCCCGAATGGTGCAGCTCTAAGCACCGATGAAGTCGAGGCTACAGCCTAAAAATCATCTGTTTTTAGGATTTGAATTGAATCACGGGTGATTACTTATAATGATCCCAATAATTGTTGGCTATTTCTGTGTAATGTTGTACAACTTTTCATCTATCTTCAAATGACTGCCTTCTTCTCTGTTTGTCTTGAAATCGTGTTGAAGGATGATATCACAACTATATGCCAAACCAGACGttacaaagatttttaatcttcCTTTTTAATCGTGTTGAAGGAAAGTATATGACATGGAAACAAGAATTTTTTGACTTGAGAAACTTGTGATCAGTGACTCACAGAATCTTATCCCCATTTGTATCTTACCTACATAATAACCACATATTTCTATGCTTCACTTTGAACCATTGGTTGCTTGCTTTTGATCAAAAACCAATGGATATGTGTGTACGTATGTATATATGCTAACGCTCAAAACTGATCAGTAGCATTCCtagatttttcttcttgtttcacTTGCAGCTATGGCCTCACATGCAGCTCTCGCCGTCTCCAGAATCCCGGTCACACAGAGGGTGCAGTCTAAGAGTGCCATTCACTCTTTCCCTGCTCAATNTCCAAGGTACAAACTCCCTTTTATCTAGCAACATACCATCTCTGTGCGTCTGTGTGTTTGTTTGATCTGCTTCTCTTGTTATTAACTGCACAGAGGCTAGAAGTTGCTGATTTCTCTGGCCTGCGTATGAGCAGTAACGGTGGTGAAGCATCTTTCTTTGATGCCGTAGCTGCACAGATCACAGCCAAGGTGACTGATTGATTGGTtgattgaatcattaataaCTGTCTTGTTTATATATGAATGTGCATATGTATGATGAGTTTGTGAAATATTAGGCTGTGACAGCATCCACTCCTGTTAGAGGAGAGACAGTGGCAAAACTGAAGGTTGCGATCAACGGGTTTGGAAGGATTGGTAGGAACTTCCTCAGGTGTTGGCATGGTCGCAAGGACTCTCCTCTCGAGGTTGTTGTCCTTAACGACAGTGGTGGTGTCAAGAATGTAAGTCCCGAGAATTGAAGACATTAATTCTCTATTGTGGAACACacatttttgacattgatgataaAATTGCAGGCATCCCACTTGCTCAAGTACGACTCCATGCTTGGAACCTTCAAGGCTGAAGTG encodes the following:
- the LOC104757900 gene encoding uncharacterized protein LOC104757900, whose product is MASLSTSLSLPNNAQQLHPSSGFSLKPCVSVSFGLNRSNNLHISAPRSKRILTVQSAYRDDDGSGSTGLFVGGFILGGLIVGALGCVYAPQISKAIAGADRKDLMRKLPKFIYDEEKALEKTRKVLAEKIAQLNSAIDDVSSQLKSEDTPNGAALSTDEVEATA